In one Carettochelys insculpta isolate YL-2023 chromosome 6, ASM3395843v1, whole genome shotgun sequence genomic region, the following are encoded:
- the LOC142015387 gene encoding uncharacterized protein LOC142015387, whose translation MMAEDSPKRRKANFNEAETEVLIEQVLKHEQLLFAAGPGRASPGQKRRVWELIRHKVNPVAACPRDVEDLKKRWRDLKRRDRSKLCRLSQGCGPPGHPAGLGLLLPSDEMSPPGPQHDHHRAYGSALGPAEAVPIVGGIDTLDLPGASVVDIGFTDDPGPSHQPFLEKMNLKEEIVVKVVEPEESSEDMAVVPPSQEHLPFLGTAGGGLAGKAKAKTKSRSQTDQNEITEEDLIQIQQNQMQMIQSGFDSVNHNLRLLQQGMQDLSNSLNIMAHTLVAIKNVYVKNNTGPTTYATASTQTTAGYLSPGSPQISPAEDRGRAQMAGSSSRSSSCSSSSMSQEAGPSEFPRPPQRTIKKEHPNGCYYFCFADV comes from the exons ATGATGGCTGAGGACTCGCCTAAGCGGCGCAAGGCCAATTTCAATGAGGCGGAGACGGAGGTGCTGATcgagcaggtgctgaagcacgaGCAGCTGCTGTTcgcggcggggccgggccgcgCTTCCCCGGGCCAGAAGCGGCGGGTCTGGGAGCTGATCCGGCACAAGGTGAACCCGGTGGCCGCCTGCCCCCGCGACGTGGAGGATCTCAAGAAGCGCTGGCGGGACCTGAAGCGCCGCGACCGCAGCAAGCTCTGCCGCCTCTCGCAGGGCTGCGGCCCCCCCGGGCACCCCGCCGGCCTCGGCCTGCTGCTGCCCTCGGACGAGATGTCCCCGCCCGGCCCGCAGCACGACCACCACCGCGCCTACGGCTCTGCGCTGGGCCCCGCCGAGGCCGTGCCCATTGTGGGCGGCATCGACACGCTAGACCTGCCCGGAGCTTCTGTAGTGGACATCG GGTTTACAGATGATCCTGGCCCATCCCACCAACCCTTTCTTGAGAAGATGAACTTAAAAGAAGAAATAGTAGTGAAGGTAGTGGAACCGGAAGAAAGTTCTGAGGATATGGCTGTAGTTCCACCTAGCCAGGAGCACTTGCCCTTTCTGGGAACAGCTGGGGGTGGCTTGGCTGGGAAagcaaaagccaaaacaaaaagccggTCTCAGACAGACCAAAATGAAATTACTGAAGAGGACCTAATACAGATCCAGCAAAACCAGATGCAGATGATCCAATCTGGCTTTGACAGTGTCAACCACAACCTTCGGCTTCTGCAGCAAGGCATGCAGGATCTCAGCAACAGCCTCAATATCATGGCGCACACACTGGTGGCTATTAAAAATGTTTATGTGAAAAACAACACTGGCCCAACCACCTATGCCACCGCCTCTACTCAGACCACAGCAGGGTACCTGAGTCCTGGGTCCCCCCAGATCTCCCCAGCTGAGGACAGAGGCAGAGCACAGatggctggaagcagcagcagaagcagcagctgcagttctagcTCTATGTCTCAAGAAGCAGGTCCTTCAGAATTTCCTAGACCACCCCAGAGAACCATTAAGAAAGAACATCCAAATGGCTGCTACTATTTCTGTTTTGCAGATGTGTAA